The DNA sequence CCTCATCATCTGTCCCATAACGCTCCATCGCAAGTGCGACCGCATCGACAGCTGTAAATGTATGATGATGTGTCCCATCTTCACTGACTTCAACTTCACTCAAAACTTCTTTTAATTCATTAATTCGGATGAGTTGTTCCTCAGTTCCAACAGGTCCATTTAATTCAGATAAAAATCCATTTAAGGCGACTTTCGCCGCATGTAATTCTTCTACCCCAACTAACATTTCGATATAAGTAATTTCTTCTTCAATTGTTGAATGACTTAAAGATTTTCCAACGGCTTGTGTTATCTCATCTAAACTTGTCGGTTGGATTCCTGCCTCTTCTTGAATCTCTAAATCATTGGTACATGCCATTAAACTCATCGATGACAATAACATCAGGAATACTTTCGATAGACTCCGTTTCATGTTACTCCTCCATTTCTTGTTTTAAGCTAATTAACTCCTCTATTTCACTTTCAAACATTTTTAGTGTCCCCATTCGTTTTTCAATCAAGCGAATCAACTCTATGATCTCTTTCATCTCCCGACTTTCTAAGGTACCACTCGCTAATTCTTTTACCTCGCTAAGTTTACCTTTAATGTATGCAACGGCCTCTTCTTTTACAAAGCTTGGCTCACTGTCAATTAAGTTTAAATCGGTCCATGCTAGTAATAAGTCATCAAATAACGTTAAGTCATCATATTCTAACATGTTTAAAAAGGCCTCTCCCTGCTCATACCAAATCTCATAACTTTTATTTGAACTTTCATCACTTGCAAGCTTTAATAAACCAACTGCCCGTTCATAAGACTTGTCTTCAAATGCATCTTTTGCTTCTTTAATCATCTGATTCGCTATTTTATTTCCACATCCAGCTAATAGCAAACAACAAAAAAGTAATAGATATCGTCTCATTAAACCACCACCCTCGATAATACGAGAATATCACAAGACCAAATCAGAAATTTGCCATATCAGCACCAAAAAAATGGACTACTTCTGTCTTCTTTTAGCCAAGTTCGCTGCAATCGCCAACGCTTTACAAACCTCCTTTTAGAAAGACAAAAAAAGATGTAACCTCTTGTAGATTACATCTTTTGATGACACCATTTGTTATGATCTTGAAAAAATTATCAGTTTTTTATTTTAATCATCTAAAAATAAAATGGACTCAAATCAATAAGTGCTTAGCATCTAAGATGACAAAAATGAAAATTTTTGTTGAACTATCTTAATCAATATAAAACTTATCTTTTCCGTTCTTTTTAGCAATATAAAGTCGTTGATCGGCAGCTACATATAATTGATTAAAAGTATTAATTTCACTAGTCACTTTGGCACTTCCTATACTAATTGAAAGACCACAGCTTTCATAATACAGTTTAAATGTCTTTCGAATACGTTCAATTAATTGTGTTAATTTCGTTTCAAGGTGTTGTTTTGTCATATTACTTGGTAAAAATACAACAAATTCATCCCCTCCTAATCGCCCAACGATATCTTTTTCCCTAAATTCCGATTTAATCGCTTTAGCAAATAATTGCAGGACATAATCACCTTCCATATGACCTTTGGTGTCGTTAATCACTTTAAAATTATCTAAATCAAATAATAATAAAATCCCTACTTGATTAGTTGCTAAATAAGTGCTGACCATTTCATAAACTGCTAGTTTATTAAGCAATCCCGTTAAATAATCGGTTCGTGCCAACCGTCTAGATTCATCTAATTCACACATCATATTCTGGCGTTCTAAAATCGTTGGTGTTACATCCTGAATGACACCATACCATTCATTTGCATCATCAAACATTGTTATTTTAACGTATTTAGAATTGGGTAATTCATAAATATCTTGGTGCGATTCTAAAGGATTTTGTTTTAAAGTCGATAAAAATGCTCTAAATTTCTGACAATCACCTTTGATTTCATTAAAGGATTCCTGATCCAAGTTTAAGATATCACACGTGTTTTCTGTAATAAAAATTTGGTTTAAGTTTCCAATGTATTCAAATAAAACGATTGGTAATTTAGTGACATCAATAATATGAATTAATTTATAGTTAAATGTCTTAATCATCTTAACACTTTGATTAATAGAATTTGCTATCTGTGATAATTCATAACTACTCACCTCTCCTATTTCAATATCAAACTCACCCTTTTTGAATTCATTTAACGTTTGTAAAATTTGTTCAATATCTTGAATCAATTTTTTATTAATTAGATAATTGATCAGTTTGATAACTAAAATGACCAATAACAAAGTAATCAAAGTCATAAATCCTATTAACCAAGCGATTTTACTATAAATGATTTGACTACTACTAGCGGCAATAAGAAGTAAATCATCATAGGCTTGAGTGACTAAATAATAAGTATCATTTCCAATTTTTAACCATTTTCCATCAGTGGAAGATTTCAATGACTCTAGTTGATCTTTAAAACTAACTGAATTGCCCTCATAAGCAGCTGAATGACCAATTAAATCACCCGTATGACTATTTAATGCAAACAATAAATGACCTTCTATCATAGGTAATCTACTTAAAACAGTCCTAATGGATGCCTGATTCCAATAGCCTTTTAACCCCTCTGGACCAATTGAAATTTGAATAAAACCACAATGAGCTCGACATTTAACCCCAATATAACTGCTCTCTTCTTGATCAACTGTATTTTTTTGCATCTCTTGAACGTAACTTGCAGTTTCATCAGTTGAATCAATTAAAAAGAGAAATTCACGCGCCTGTGAAGAGGTATGGAAATCAAATCCTAACCGATTCTCGACGGAAGAGCCTATAATAATCCCCTCTTCACTAACGACTTCAAGCGCATCTACCGAAAGCGTATTAGCAATAGAAACTAATTTTTCTTGATTTTCAATAATATCCGGATTTTCAAATACCATTTCTTCAAAGGCCCGCGCTCTAATTAAATAATCTTGTTTTATTAGTTCTTCAAATTCTTCTAATTCGTTGTGTCTTTCATCTAATACGGATGTCGTTTGTAAAATCAAATGGTCTAACAGGCCTCGTTGTTGGTTCATCATCACATAAAATTCAAACATACTATAAATTAAAATTAGAAATCCTCCACTAACGGATAACACAATTAACATATATCTTCGAAAAATATCCTTTATTTTTTTCATTTTTCAAGCCTCCGCTAGATTTAAAGATATCAGTCCGGATAAATTTTTCATGGTCGAAAAACTTCTAACTCTTCCCCTACCAGGGATAGAAGGCTAAGAGCTTCGCGACTTAGCGTAGGGAACCCACTAGCGTTGTTCTTCTTATCGAGAAGACAAACGTATTGGGATAAGTTCGAATAAATGAAAAACATTTCCGTTTCTATAGATCATATTCTTTTTTTACTTGTTAGATTAATAAAATAAGCTATATTAAACTATCTTTAAATGTAAATTCAATCATGTAAAAGCTGTCGTCTACTTAAATCACCTTCTACAATTATAGTTTACCATTGCTAAATTAGAAATAAAAATTTCCTTTCATCACTCATGTTATTTTAAAGATTACCTTCTAGTGATTAGGAAAACGTTATTTAGAGATGACTTATAAATCAAAGATTTGCTCAATTGATAATGGTTTATTATAATAATTCCCCTGAACATAAAGCTTTTCATTTTTAATCTGAGAAATGATTTGATGCTGAACCGAGTGTTCTACACCGTCTAGGATGACCGATTGATTTTTAATCAATGCGAGTTTATAAATCAATAAGACCACTTCCTCTTTAAGTGAATCAATCCCAATTCCTTCAATAAAAAGTTTATCTATCTTAATGATATCCACGTCTAATTGATGTAAAAGATCTAAGTTAGCATATTCTTTTCCAAATTCATCCATTGATATGATAAAACCAGCATGCTTTAATAGCTGAATATGATTCATAATCGTTTCTAAATCATCCAATTTCAATCGTTCGACTAATTCTAAACATATTTTATTCATTCCTAAGTTAGATTGATTTAACTTTTTAATAACGCCTTTTACAAATTGTTGATTTTCAATATCATCAAATAAGCAATTAACTGAAATATAAAATGGTTGCTCTCTTACACAACGGCAGGTTTTTAACATATGATAATCTTTAATTACCTGATCAATAATCCAAAAAGAAACATAAGATGACATTCCGTATTTCTCTATGTTAGACATCATTTTCATAGGTGAAATCATCTGTTGATTTTTACCGCGTAACCTCAATAAACTTTCAAATCCTATGATTTGATTAGTTTTTGGATGATAAATGGGTTGATACTCAAGAAAATATCGACGTGCCATTAAATCTTTTTTTATTTGATTTCTCATAAACTTTCGTTTTAACGACGGGGAAATCACTAATAAAGGTGTAAATAAAGCGAAACCTACGATGATTTCATTCCAATAATCATCCCCTTCTATTGAATTACCAAAATATTCTTCTAATAATAATGTAATCGGATATTCTCCTTGTTTCATGAATTCCTCAATAACCCGATCAATCTCCTCGATAATCAACTCACTATTTTCATTTCCTGCAATATATACATCTTGTCCATTAAATTCATAAACCAAATAATAATCAGAAGCTTTTATCAGGTTATCGACATATAAATCGATTTCTTTTTCTTCTAATTTCTTAACTAATGTGTGGTAATCTTTTTCATAATAGACAGTGACTTCAATTTGATTAGCTTTTAAAATCTCTAACACCTTGTTTGCATTAGAATCTCCTCTCACTAATCCTAGTTTCAAATCTTTTCGTTCTTTTAGTTGGTTAAGACTTACTTCCTCAAGACTAAATAATCCAAAAATCTCCTTATTCGTCCAATTATGATTAAAAATAAATTGGTCTTTGAATTGGTTATTCATTGAAATCCCTAACATTAAATCAAGATCGCCAGAAACTAATTGATTCATGCCTTCCGATAACGGTAAGACAATGAATTCATAATCGAATGATAACTCATCTTCGAATAACTTCATTAAATCATAATAATATCCTTCCATCTCTCCTTCTTCGTTCACCATACAGTATGGCTCATACTCATAAACGCCTATTTTAACAAGATCAACCTCTTGTGCTTTAACAGAATGTAAAAAAATGAAAAAACTACCAATTAAACATCCTATGATTTTCTTTTTAATAACTAATCCCTCCTACTAGCGATAGCACCTTCAATCATAAACAACAATGACATAGGGAGAGCGAAATAGTTTTCACATCCTAAGAAGCAAGCTGAGTTGATGAGTCTTGTTATTAAAAAGACTAACCAAAATCCCGCTAAAAGATTTTCAACGATGAAAAACTATCCCCTACTTAGATATCAATTAATTTAATTTCCTGTTTAAATAAGGGCTTGTAATAATAATAGCCCTGAACATGAATAAAGTCATAATGATGTTGTTGAATCGCTTGAATCTGTGTTTTAGTCTCTACCCCTTCTAGCACAACCATTTTATTTTTTATTTGTGAAACCCTAAAGATAAATTCAATCATCTCATTCTTAACAGGGTCTTCTTCAATTCCCTCGATTAAAAATTTATCTACTTTGATAATATTGGTATCTAGGCTTAATAATAAATCAAGATTTGAATATTCAGCACCGAAATCATCCATCGCAATTTTAAATCCTGCCTGCTTTAATAGTGCCAAATTCTTAGCGACTCTAGGCATTTGATTCACTTTGACCCGCTCAATGATCTCTAAACAAATTTTATTTGGTCCTAAATTCGATTGCTGTAATATTTTTTGAGCTTGACGAATAAAACGACGATTTTCAATTTCACTTAAGGAAACATTAATGGAAATATAAAACTCACGATTTTTTACACAATCATACGCTTTAATTTCATCATAATCTTGAATAGCTTTTTTTAAAATCCAAAGAGATATCTCTAAAAGCATCCCGTTTTCTTCGATTTCTGGAATAAACTGAAAAGGAGGAATCAGTTGCTTTTGATCATTATACAACCTTAATAAGCCCTCAAATCCCCGAATTTTCTCACTGTTTAGATGAACAATCGGTTGGTATTGTAAAAGATAACGTTCTTTTTTCATATTCAATCGAATTTTTTGTTTAATCTTAAATCTTTTCCATATAACAATTAAAAACGGACTAACTAAAAGTAATAAAACTAACAACCATGCTGCTAAACATCGCAACACCTGAGCGTTAACCTCTTCGGTTTCACTAAAATAACTAGCATACAGGTGTTCGATTGGATGATCTTCCCTCGTATAAAGTGTCGCGAGGGCATCATCTAGTTGATAGATTAATGATTTTTGTTCATTACTTGTCACGATAAAGACTTGATCACCTGTCATTTCATAAATTTTATCATATCCGGGTCTATCTAATTGGCTATAATGTGGAATAACATCCACTTTACCTGATTCAAATGATTGTTCAAGTTCTTTCCAACTTTTAACTAAATAAGGTTCAACACTGATTCCCATGACTGAAAAAAGATCTAAAATGGTCTCTGTACTATGGCTACCTTCAATTAACCCAATCGTTTTCCCATTTAAATGCTCGATAGACGTCATGCCGGATAAAGGATTCGTGTAAAAACCAAATACTTCCTCTCCAATCGATCGTTGACTATAATTCATTTGGTTCAATCGATCAGAAACTAAAGAAATACCAAACATCAAATCGATTTGTCCCTCTTTTAGCTGCTGTAATCCATCTGAAAAATCTGTGATAACATACTCATAACTAAAAGGTAGGACCTCTTGAATCAATAGTAGTAAATCGTGATAATACCCCTTTATATTTCCTGACTCATCGATATCATAATATGGACTCGTCTCGTAAAGACCGATTTTCACTTTATCATCTTGCGCTTGTACT is a window from the Turicibacter bilis genome containing:
- a CDS encoding GGDEF domain-containing protein — its product is MKKIKDIFRRYMLIVLSVSGGFLILIYSMFEFYVMMNQQRGLLDHLILQTTSVLDERHNELEEFEELIKQDYLIRARAFEEMVFENPDIIENQEKLVSIANTLSVDALEVVSEEGIIIGSSVENRLGFDFHTSSQAREFLFLIDSTDETASYVQEMQKNTVDQEESSYIGVKCRAHCGFIQISIGPEGLKGYWNQASIRTVLSRLPMIEGHLLFALNSHTGDLIGHSAAYEGNSVSFKDQLESLKSSTDGKWLKIGNDTYYLVTQAYDDLLLIAASSSQIIYSKIAWLIGFMTLITLLLVILVIKLINYLINKKLIQDIEQILQTLNEFKKGEFDIEIGEVSSYELSQIANSINQSVKMIKTFNYKLIHIIDVTKLPIVLFEYIGNLNQIFITENTCDILNLDQESFNEIKGDCQKFRAFLSTLKQNPLESHQDIYELPNSKYVKITMFDDANEWYGVIQDVTPTILERQNMMCELDESRRLARTDYLTGLLNKLAVYEMVSTYLATNQVGILLLFDLDNFKVINDTKGHMEGDYVLQLFAKAIKSEFREKDIVGRLGGDEFVVFLPSNMTKQHLETKLTQLIERIRKTFKLYYESCGLSISIGSAKVTSEINTFNQLYVAADQRLYIAKKNGKDKFYID
- a CDS encoding EAL domain-containing protein, with translation MRLIGKLMIGFIISIGLIQPISFKVQAQDDKVKIGLYETSPYYDIDESGNIKGYYHDLLLLIQEVLPFSYEYVITDFSDGLQQLKEGQIDLMFGISLVSDRLNQMNYSQRSIGEEVFGFYTNPLSGMTSIEHLNGKTIGLIEGSHSTETILDLFSVMGISVEPYLVKSWKELEQSFESGKVDVIPHYSQLDRPGYDKIYEMTGDQVFIVTSNEQKSLIYQLDDALATLYTREDHPIEHLYASYFSETEEVNAQVLRCLAAWLLVLLLLVSPFLIVIWKRFKIKQKIRLNMKKERYLLQYQPIVHLNSEKIRGFEGLLRLYNDQKQLIPPFQFIPEIEENGMLLEISLWILKKAIQDYDEIKAYDCVKNREFYISINVSLSEIENRRFIRQAQKILQQSNLGPNKICLEIIERVKVNQMPRVAKNLALLKQAGFKIAMDDFGAEYSNLDLLLSLDTNIIKVDKFLIEGIEEDPVKNEMIEFIFRVSQIKNKMVVLEGVETKTQIQAIQQHHYDFIHVQGYYYYKPLFKQEIKLIDI
- a CDS encoding EAL domain-containing protein produces the protein MKKKIIGCLIGSFFIFLHSVKAQEVDLVKIGVYEYEPYCMVNEEGEMEGYYYDLMKLFEDELSFDYEFIVLPLSEGMNQLVSGDLDLMLGISMNNQFKDQFIFNHNWTNKEIFGLFSLEEVSLNQLKERKDLKLGLVRGDSNANKVLEILKANQIEVTVYYEKDYHTLVKKLEEKEIDLYVDNLIKASDYYLVYEFNGQDVYIAGNENSELIIEEIDRVIEEFMKQGEYPITLLLEEYFGNSIEGDDYWNEIIVGFALFTPLLVISPSLKRKFMRNQIKKDLMARRYFLEYQPIYHPKTNQIIGFESLLRLRGKNQQMISPMKMMSNIEKYGMSSYVSFWIIDQVIKDYHMLKTCRCVREQPFYISVNCLFDDIENQQFVKGVIKKLNQSNLGMNKICLELVERLKLDDLETIMNHIQLLKHAGFIISMDEFGKEYANLDLLHQLDVDIIKIDKLFIEGIGIDSLKEEVVLLIYKLALIKNQSVILDGVEHSVQHQIISQIKNEKLYVQGNYYNKPLSIEQIFDL